Proteins co-encoded in one Dendropsophus ebraccatus isolate aDenEbr1 chromosome 9, aDenEbr1.pat, whole genome shotgun sequence genomic window:
- the FASTKD2 gene encoding FAST kinase domain-containing protein 2, mitochondrial, with product MHTTSLPFILRTARLLQSCHCLLGVRIPSLLRNSSSRSGLFLLEEMKPWTPASIAASVPIRFLSQETSVSTEGKTTVSVRSDSNSSDENHVHVLSDEHSLKTDEDHSLDRERTGHQSTRSNSPKKISAIELLDAFPSSSHSPHDLYCIIMDLWNILANNKKLKPNYAHLISEHPNFYNLCYEVMKSAPSMSSRFLVCSLHVFVSLNVNQNTRLIQTLLNVCQQRLSTLKMDEISLLAICLKMMESDKNVDIVHSGLCLLIELKCDAIKDVSTILNLMRIAPPHLRRKIEEMALQMIDKFTVSQCLNMFSVLAEINFHSESLLDSCSHKLIICLDELSCKRIASLAASCSKLSYFNEKLLTAIGDNIMTNIYMWDTWQISAVLKSMAFLRFRYVPLLDYFADKIIEDSQSLKVNHLVTTSKVFAILNHLPEGKGDKFLKTLDTALQLHMDSLKKKELLKIVYNFCLLGLVPPSAVNNLLEDKSLLSTLDNIEKSYLGHIRLCLLLELGSSPFLMQDMQKIETHHSHSVLMCHTFLKNYFKDPALYQENMQLPSSYFIDFVLTLDREQRKLVPTEDVQNSEGSHNFTQIAILCCTANAFTLGSLHPTGKVALKLRHLKSLGFTVLVVPVNQFITLTEAEKEEFLRENIFKDISGSQTSVQADEADSTHCET from the exons ATGCACACCACCTCTCTGCCCTTCATACTGCGCACAGCACGACTATTACAGTCATGTCATTGTTTATTAGGAGTGAGGATACCTTCACTTCTGAGAAACTCTAGTTCAAGATCTGGACTTTTTTTACTTGAAGAGATGAAACCATGGACTCCTGCATCCATTGCAGCATCTGTTCCCATCAGGTTTTTAAGTCAAGAGACTTCAGTAAGTACAGAAGGAAAAACCACAGTGTCTGTAAGGAGCGATTCTAACAGCTCGGATGAGAACCATGTCCATGTTCTCAGTGATGAGCATAGCCTGAAAACAGATGAAGATCATAGCCTGGATAGAGAGAGGACTGGGCACCAGTCTACCAGGTCAAATTCACCCAAGAAAATATCTGCTATAGAATTGTTGGATGCCTTCCCCAGTTCCTCACACAGTCCCCACGatctttattgtattattatggATCTATGGAATATCTTGGCTAATAATAAGAAATTGAAACCTAATTACGCCCATCTTATTTCTGAGCACCCAAATTTCTATAACTTGTGCTATGAAGTAATGAAGTCGGCGCCATCCATGTCAAGCAGGTTCTTGGTTTGCAGCCTCCATGTCTTTGTGAGTTTGAATGTGAATCAGAATACGAGGCTGATCCAGACACTTCTGAATGTTTGCCAG caacgTCTCAGCACATTAAAAATGGATGAAATTTCTTTATTGGCCATTTGCCTGAAAATGATGGAGAGCGACAAAAATGTGGATATCGTTCACTCTGGTCTCTG TTTATTAATAGAGCTTAAGTGTGATGCCATTAAAGATGTCTCAACAATTTTAAACTTGATGAGAATTGCTCCGCCACATCTTAGACGGAAAATTGag GAAATGGCTCTACAGATGATTGACAAGTTCACTGTCTCTCAGTGCCTTAATATGTTCTCTGTTCTTGCTGAAATCAATTTCCATTCTGAGAGTCTTCTGGATTCTTGTAGCCACAAACTCATCA TTTGCTTAGATGAGCTTTCCTGTAAAAGGATTGCCTccctggctgcttcctgctctAAACTGTCCTATTTCAATGAAAAATTGTTGACTGCAATTGGGGATAATATAATGACCAACATTTACATGTGGGATACGTGGCAG ATCTCCGCTGTCCTGAAGAGTATGGCATTCCTCCGCTTCCGATATGTGCCACTATTGGACTACTTTGCTGATAAAATCATAGAGGACTCACAATCTCTGAAAGTAAACCATTTAGTAACAACGTCCAAGGTGTTTGCAATTCTAAACCACTTACCTGAGGGAAAAGGAGATAA GTTTCTGAAGACATTGGACACTGCACTGCAATTACATATGGATAGTTTGAAGAAAAAGGAACTTCTCAAGATTGTTTACAACTTCTGTTTACTTGGACTGGTTCCTCCATCTGCTGTCAACAACCTTCTAGAAGACAAAAGTTTGTTAA GCACGCTGGACAATATTGAGAAATCCTACCTGGGCCATATTAGGCTGTGTTTGCTTCTGGAGTTGGGTTCAAGTCCCTTTTTAATGCAGGACATGCAGAAGATTGAGACTCACCATAGTCATTCAGTCCTTATGTGTCACACTTTCCTGAAGAACTATTTTAAAGACCCAGCCTTGTACCAAGAAAACATGCAGCTTCCTAGCAGTTACTTTATAG aCTTTGTGCTCACTTTGGATAGAGAACAGAGAAAGTTGGTTCCGACAGAGGATGTACAGAATTCTGAAGGCTCTCATAATTTTACACA AATTGCCATATTATGCTGCACGGCGAATGCTTTTACCTTGGGGAGTCTTCACCCTACTGGAAAAGTGGCTTTAAAACTGAGACATCTCAAATCACTTGGATTCACTGTATTGGTG GTCCCGGTAAACCAGTTTATAACTCTGACTGAAGCCGAGAAAGAGGAGTTTTTAAGAGAAAATATTTTTAAGGATATTTCCGGCAGTCAAACTTCAGTGCAAGCAGATGAAGCAGATTCTACACATTGTGAGACATAG